Genomic segment of SAR324 cluster bacterium:
CGATCAAAAATTTCCAGTGCGGTTTCAAATTCTTCAGGAACCACCTCGTTGGCGCCCAGGCGGCGTAGCTCTTCCACCTCGCGCACATAACGAGTTCGAGCAATCAGGTAAACACTGGGATTGAGTTCCCGGACTGCTGAAACGATCTGTCGAGTTGCCGTTGCTTCTGCAATCACTACCACAACCGTTCTTGCCTGCCGAATTCCTACTCGGTTCAACACCGCTTTCTGGGTAGCGTCACCATAAACCAGCGGCTCACCCAGGGCCTGTTCGCTACGAACCGTATCGGGGTTGGTTTCCAAAACTACATAGGGTACCTGTGCACGTTTAGCAGCTCGAGCCACGTTACGCCCATTGATACCATAACCAACAATCACTAGGTGATCCTGCATATCATAGCGAGAAGAACGAATCTGTAGACGCAAGCCCTTGTAAAGCCCAGCTCGCAAACGTCGAGGCCAGGGCAGATGTAGCAGGGACTGTGTCAATTGAGGGGCTCCAGCAATCAGGAAAGAGGTGAGCATCATCGTCAGGACGATCACGGTCAGGAAGAGTTGTTCATTGTCAGGACTTAACAGCTGGAAGCGGCTACCCGTTGTGTTGAGCACAAAGGCAAACTCGCCCACCTGACACAAACTAAATCCGGCAATCCAAGCCGTGCGGAGTGGCATTCCCAATAAAATCGCCACCACCAAAAGTATGAACAACTTGAAGACTAAGACAGCTAGCAAGACAGCCAGCACCAGCCCAAGATGTTCCCAGAGATAACCAATATCCAGCAGCATGCCGGCAGAAACAAAGAAAATACTGGTAAAAATCTCCCGGAACGGCAACACGTGTTCAAAGGCTTCGTGGCTATACTCGGACTCTGAAATCACCAAACCCGCCAAAAAGGCACCCAGCGCCAAGGAAATACCAACCTGTGAGAATCCCCAGGCTACTGCAAAGCAGATGCTGACAATGCTCAACAGGAACAATTCTGGACTGCGGGTACTGACCA
This window contains:
- a CDS encoding cation:proton antiporter, producing MEIPLLRDLVIIFSLSVVVIYGCRQVKLPILVGLLVTGMLVGPRSFGLIHEVHLVEVMAEIGVILLLFSIGIEFSLKKLWQIRTLVLIGGTLQVGLTMLGTFAVTHYLLGWAATQAWFLGMLLSLSSTAIVLKLYQERGEMETMQGRLALGVLIFQDIAAVLMILVTPMLGGEVLETSSLDVFRLVLIGLGLPLFIWLGSQYVLPWMLHRVVSTRSPELFLLSIVSICFAVAWGFSQVGISLALGAFLAGLVISESEYSHEAFEHVLPFREIFTSIFFVSAGMLLDIGYLWEHLGLVLAVLLAVLVFKLFILLVVAILLGMPLRTAWIAGFSLCQVGEFAFVLNTTGSRFQLLSPDNEQLFLTVIVLTMMLTSFLIAGAPQLTQSLLHLPWPRRLRAGLYKGLRLQIRSSRYDMQDHLVIVGYGINGRNVARAAKRAQVPYVVLETNPDTVRSEQALGEPLVYGDATQKAVLNRVGIRQARTVVVVIAEATATRQIVSAVRELNPSVYLIARTRYVREVEELRRLGANEVVPEEFETALEIFDR